The proteins below are encoded in one region of bacterium:
- a CDS encoding DUF58 domain-containing protein has protein sequence MIPKEVLKRVKKIEIRTRNLVSEMFAGEYHSVFKGRGIEFTEVREYQFGDDIRNIDWNVTAKMTHPYVKKYREERELTVILVIDASSSNKFGTVAQMKSEIGIEISALLAFSAIKNNDRVGLIIFTDKVEKFVPPKKGKKHVLRVLRELLYFKPSATRTDINCALEYLSHIIRKKAVVFLISDFLAKDYATSLKIANKRHDVIAINIIDPREIELPDVGFIELKDAETQEDVLIDTSDISFRNTFRELNLKKQNQLNKLFGGIGVDSIDIWTNKSYVEPLMNFFIKRAKRFR, from the coding sequence ATGATTCCAAAAGAGGTTTTAAAAAGGGTCAAAAAGATTGAGATTAGAACTCGTAATTTAGTCAGTGAAATGTTTGCGGGCGAGTATCACTCTGTATTTAAAGGTAGAGGGATAGAATTTACTGAAGTGCGCGAATACCAATTTGGAGATGATATTAGAAATATTGATTGGAATGTAACGGCAAAAATGACTCATCCTTATGTAAAAAAATACCGTGAGGAAAGAGAATTAACAGTTATACTCGTCATAGATGCAAGTTCCTCAAATAAATTTGGGACAGTCGCACAAATGAAAAGCGAGATAGGTATAGAAATAAGTGCATTGCTGGCATTTTCTGCTATAAAAAATAATGACCGAGTAGGATTAATCATCTTTACGGATAAAGTTGAGAAGTTTGTTCCACCTAAAAAGGGTAAAAAACATGTTCTGCGTGTGTTAAGAGAACTTTTATATTTTAAACCATCAGCAACCAGAACAGATATTAATTGTGCCTTAGAATATTTAAGTCATATCATCAGAAAAAAAGCAGTCGTATTCTTAATCTCAGATTTTTTAGCTAAAGATTACGCAACATCATTAAAGATTGCTAATAAACGACATGATGTTATCGCGATTAATATTATTGACCCACGAGAAATAGAATTGCCAGATGTGGGATTTATAGAACTAAAAGATGCAGAAACACAAGAAGATGTTTTAATTGATACATCTGATATATCATTTCGTAATACTTTCCGTGAATTGAATCTTAAAAAACAAAATCAACTTAATAAATTATTTGGCGGGATTGGCGTAGATTCAATTGATATTTGGACAAATAAATCCTATGTAGAACCACTTATGAACTTTTTTATCAAACGAGCAAAAAGGTTTAGGTAA
- a CDS encoding twin-arginine translocase TatA/TatE family subunit produces the protein MLGPIGLPELGVILVIVLVIFGAGKLPQVGKSLGKGIKEFQSAIKGSDEESNENKKGEIKEKTGE, from the coding sequence ATGTTAGGACCAATTGGACTGCCAGAATTAGGGGTTATTTTAGTGATAGTGTTGGTTATTTTTGGCGCAGGGAAATTACCTCAGGTAGGTAAAAGCCTGGGGAAAGGGATTAAAGAATTTCAATCGGCAATTAAAGGTAGTGATGAAGAAAGTAATGAGAACAAAAAAGGCGAGATTAAAGAAAAAACAGGAGAATAA
- the tatA gene encoding twin-arginine translocase TatA/TatE family subunit yields the protein MFGIGMSELIIILIIALIVFGPKRMPEMGKALGRAMKEFRKATQELKEELQFNESGGHLEKEKTKELLG from the coding sequence ATGTTTGGAATTGGTATGTCAGAATTGATTATTATTCTTATAATTGCTCTTATTGTTTTTGGTCCTAAAAGGATGCCGGAAATGGGTAAGGCTCTGGGACGGGCAATGAAAGAATTCAGAAAGGCAACACAAGAATTAAAAGAAGAATTACAATTTAATGAATCTGGAGGGCATTTAGAGAAAGAAAAAACTAAAGAATTACTCGGTTAA
- a CDS encoding bifunctional nuclease family protein: MIEQMKVVGIAVDNNNMPIIILKNEDGQKALPIWVGIFEAQAILFALEGILPPRPLTHDLLKSVIETMGGEVDKIVITALCNNTYFAKVFINYGNNLVEVDSRPSDAIALALRTDSPIFVTDHVISTISMPQHPIDDEEMRRFKEELKNLNPKDIF; the protein is encoded by the coding sequence GTGATAGAACAAATGAAGGTAGTAGGAATAGCGGTTGATAATAATAATATGCCTATTATTATTTTGAAAAATGAGGATGGGCAAAAAGCACTTCCAATTTGGGTGGGTATATTTGAGGCACAGGCAATACTTTTTGCATTAGAAGGAATACTTCCACCACGACCACTAACCCATGATTTATTGAAATCAGTTATTGAAACTATGGGTGGAGAGGTCGATAAAATAGTAATTACGGCACTTTGTAATAACACTTATTTTGCTAAAGTATTTATTAATTATGGGAACAATTTAGTTGAGGTAGATTCTCGGCCAAGTGATGCAATTGCATTAGCTTTAAGAACCGATTCACCTATTTTTGTTACAGACCATGTGATAAGCACCATTTCTATGCCCCAACATCCTATTGATGATGAGGAAATGAGAAGATTTAAAGAGGAACTTAAAAATTTAAATCCAAAGGATATATTTTAA
- a CDS encoding alpha/beta fold hydrolase → MDTKSLLQLISLFFTPCKGASKLPKGYKEIKVKTPDGIKIAFNELNSGKNKVIIICHGINEYKDSPVFTSISREFEEEYDVINMDLRGHGRSGGKCTLTALEPYDLKAVVDYARKTHEKVGVIGFSLGAGTAILETADYKNIDSLILISSFTGILKGNFRFWEKEAFNSVKRHFNDCYKRAKIGNVFLPKNDPIDVIDKISPIPILFLHGTEDWVFDVSHSQKLYEKAKEPKKLIIFENAAHAEDLYTKFPKEFRNICLEWFKETMK, encoded by the coding sequence ATGGATACGAAATCTTTATTACAATTAATATCTCTATTCTTCACCCCCTGTAAAGGGGCTTCTAAACTTCCAAAAGGATACAAGGAAATTAAAGTCAAAACCCCAGATGGGATTAAAATTGCCTTTAATGAATTAAATAGCGGGAAAAATAAGGTCATTATTATCTGCCATGGGATTAATGAATACAAAGATTCTCCTGTATTTACCAGTATCAGCAGGGAATTTGAGGAGGAATATGATGTCATTAATATGGATTTGCGAGGGCATGGGAGAAGTGGGGGTAAATGCACCTTAACGGCATTAGAACCTTATGATTTAAAAGCAGTAGTGGATTATGCCCGCAAAACCCATGAAAAGGTGGGTGTGATTGGCTTTTCTCTCGGTGCAGGCACAGCTATTTTGGAAACTGCTGACTATAAAAATATTGATTCTCTTATTCTAATTAGTTCATTTACAGGGATTTTAAAGGGAAATTTCAGATTCTGGGAAAAGGAGGCATTTAATAGTGTAAAAAGACATTTCAATGATTGTTACAAAAGGGCTAAAATCGGAAATGTATTTTTACCCAAAAACGACCCGATAGATGTTATTGATAAAATCTCGCCAATACCCATCCTCTTTTTACACGGAACAGAAGATTGGGTATTTGATGTTTCTCATAGCCAAAAGCTTTATGAAAAGGCTAAAGAACCCAAAAAACTAATTATCTTTGAAAATGCCGCCCATGCGGAAGACTTATATACAAAATTCCCGAAAGAATTCAGAAATATCTGTCTTGAATGGTTTAAGGAAACAATGAAATGA